The following DNA comes from Castanea sativa cultivar Marrone di Chiusa Pesio chromosome 10, ASM4071231v1.
ATACCATTATACCACCCTTCCAAAGAGCAAAAAGCAATCTTCAACCATCAATGTCAATAGGTGTTGGTGTGGACATGCCTAGTTCCGATGTAGCAGCATCATTCACAAGttctacaaacaaaaaatgaaaaaaatatgtcACTTATACAATGAAACAGTATATATGCCAAGAATCCAAGACAtgcagttttttttaataataacagacatgcagaattttttttaataaataaagaaatagaaataaaaaattttttaatataacaaataatagtCATACCTCCATCAAGCTTTTCAAACTCCTCAACATCATCCATGGCAGCACGAAGGCAGATTGGAGCCGATGAAGGATGGAGCCAATTTTGACCACAAATGAGGGCTTCCACCATAAGTGGAGACAATGAACTCCGAAAGGGATCAAGGACACGACCAGCCGTACTAAAGGCAGATTCTGAGGCCACAGTGGATACCGGAATTGCAAGAACATGTTGTGCAACTTTTGAAAGGACACGGTATCGTGGAGAATTAACCTTCCACCaagccaaaatatcaaaattatcatCAAAGACATCTTCACAACTCTCTAACAAGTATTTATCAACCTCTGATTTGATATTTGAAGAATCAATACCCTTCAAGTGCTCCTTAAATCCCATCATCCTCATTGCCTTCGCATCAACCACACTAGAATCATCTCCCTCCATTGATCCACTTGGTTTTTGGCCTTGGCCTTGTGCAGCAACACTTGCACTACTACTCCCCACTTGATTTTGAGCATAGGCATTATATAAATCCATCAAAACAGCCTTTATTCTTTTTGCCATATCAACAGCCTTTTGACTCTCATACAAAGTACCAAAACAGTACTCAAGATACCTCATCTTGTATCAAGGATCAAGAACTAGCCCTACATACAACAAGTGATTCATATTATCAAAGTTCCCCCAATACTTTTCAAATTTGGTCTTCATGTAACCAgccatttttttcaacaaataactATCTTTTTCATACTCCAAATCAATTGTGTCATGAATTGACATGAGctccaaaaagaaagaattactAGTGACATAATTAGCACCCGAAAACCGCAAGGTtgcatcataaaaaattttaagaaatttagaaaAGATCCTAATCTTTTCCCAATCCACATCACCCATTCCCCAAGCAAACTCATCTATATCACTTCCATCTTCCTTTTCCTCCTCTCTAATTGTCATAAGATAATTTGGATCTTCTTCCTCCAATCTCTCAAAAGCTTTTTGATACTTCTCAGCCTTCTCCAACATAATATAGGTGTAATTCCACCTAGTGGGCACATCTAAGCATAACTGACCTTTAAACTCAACTTTCTCTTTCTCCGCACATAACTTAAATGTGTTTTGTCTTTGCGGAGATGATCTCACATATCGCACAGATTTTCTCACCTTCACTATTGTCTCATCCATTTCAACTAACCCTTCACGAACAATTAAGTTCAAGATATGAGCACTACACCTCACATGCAAGTATTTCTGCCCTAAAATTGTTGCCTTCCTATGCTTAgtctttttttgaataaaagaaatcaGCCCACTATTAGAAGCAGCATTATCAACTATAATAGTTAAAATCTTATCTATCCCCCAATCAAGTAAACACATCTCAACTGCCTTCCCAAGTGTTTCACCCTTGTGATTTTCCACTAAACAAAAACTAAGAATTCTCTTGTGTATTTTCCAATCACTATCTATAAAATGGGCAGTGAGACACATATAGTTCAAATTTTGAACGGATGTCCATGTATCTGTGGTAAGGCAGACCCGCTGCTCTTTTAGGGcttctttcaacttttttttctcatctaaaAAAACCTTAAAGCAAGTTTTGGCAATTGTTGTGCGGTTAGGGATTGGATTGAACCTAGGTTGGGTTTTAGACATAAACCTCTTAAAACCATAGCCCTCTACAAACCTAAAAGACAGCTCATCTAGAATAATCATCTCTGCCAATGCTATCTTACATTCCTCAAAATTAA
Coding sequences within:
- the LOC142614308 gene encoding zinc finger BED domain-containing protein RICESLEEPER 1-like, coding for MRYLEYCFGTLYESQKAVDMAKRIKAVLMDLYNAYAQNQVGSSSASVAAQGQGQKPSGSMEGDDSSVVDAKAMRMMGFKEHLKGIDSSNIKSEVDKYLLESCEDVFDDNFDILAWWKVNSPRYRVLSKVAQHVLAIPVSTVASESAFSTAGRVLDPFRSSLSPLMVEALICGQNWLHPSSAPICLRAAMDDVEEFEKLDGELVNDAATSELGMSTPTPIDIDG